One Syngnathus acus chromosome 13, fSynAcu1.2, whole genome shotgun sequence genomic window carries:
- the b3glcta gene encoding beta 3-glucosyltransferase a isoform X3 has protein sequence MRTGSLPGDSKPPAVLLLHTLSDNEGDWSVLPLLPYLSRTFGKNSSWMVFLEEETGVKTTRLVEALAKFDEKKEWFLGKPLHDDESTIIHHYAFAENPPVFKYPDFAAAWALSVPLLVRLANKVREEPLKSDFTIDLKHEVALYIWDNGNGPRLTAVPELCTELEDSPSAKFCATALRPEPPPCGEPVRQDNVFVAVKTCKKFHKERVPVIKKTWERDAVYLEYYSDHADASIPTIDLGVANTERGHCGKTFAILKRFVSGAVPDAEWLLIVDDDTLISLPRLRSLLSCYQPRETVYLGERYGYGLGQGGYSYITGGGGMVFSREAVARLLQSGCKCYSDDAPDDMVLGMCLNALDVPATHSPLFHQARPEDYSADLLAHQVPISFHKHWNSNPVVVFNQWLRDGRHKSPAALNANESIKTEL, from the exons ATGCGCACGGGATCCCTGCCAGGCGACTCG AAACCACCGGCGGTTTTGCTCCTTCACACTTTATCCGACAATGAGGGAGACTGGAGCGTCCTTCCTCTGCTGCCTTA TTTGTCTCGCACCTTCGGCAAGAATTCCTCGTGGATGGTGTTCCTGGAAGAGGAGACCGGCGTAAAGACGACGAGGCTCGTCGAAGCGCTCGCCAAGTTTGACGAGAAAAAA GAATGGTTCCTGGGGAAGCCGCTCCACGACGACGAGTCGACCATCATTCATCACTACGCCTTTGCCGAGAACCCGCCCGTCTTCAAATACCCCGACTTTGCTGCCGCCTGGGCCTTAAGCGTCCCCCTGCTAGTCCG gctcgCCAACAAAGTCCGAGAGGAGCCACTGAAATCGGACTTCACCATTGACCTGAAACACGAA GTGGCCTTGTACATTTGGGACAACGGCAACGGTCCTCGTTTGACCGCCGTGCCCGAGCTGTGCACGGAGCTCGAGGACTCCCCGAGTGCCAAGTTCTGCGCCACCGCGCTGCGCCCCGAGCCCCCCCCTTGT gGTGAGCCGGTACGTCAGGACAACGTCTTTGTCGCCGTGAAAACATGCAAGAAGTTTCACAAAGAACGAG TGCCCGTCATCAAGAAGACTTGGGAGAGGGACGCCGTCTACCTGGAGTATTACAGCGACCACGCCGACGCTTCCATACCCACCATCGATTTGGGAGTCGCCAACACTGAGAGAG GTCACTGCGGGAAAACGTTCGCCATCCTCAAAAGATTCGTCAGCGGCGCCGTCCCCGACGCCGAGTGGCTCCTCATTGTGGACGACGACACGCTGATCAG cctCCCCAGACTGCGATCGTTGCTCAGCTGCTACCAGCCGCGGGAAACCGTGTATCTGGGCGAGCGCTACGGCTACGGCCTCGGCCAGGGAGGCTACAGCTACATCACGGGAGGCGGCGG CATGGTGTTCAGCAGGGAAGCGGTGGCGCGGCTCCTGCAAAGCGGCTGCAAATGTTACAGCGACGACGCTCCCGACGACATGGTGCTGGGAATGTGCCTCAACGCTCTCGACGTTCCCGCCACGCACAGTCCGCTTTTCCATCAG GCCCGGCCGGAGGACTATTCAGCGGACTTACTTGCTCACCAGGTGCCCATTTCTTTCCACAAACATTGGAACAGCAACCCCGTAGTGGTCTTTAACCAATGGCTGAGGGACGGCCGCCATAAAAGCCCGGCCGCGCTCAATGCCAATGAAAGCATCAAGACGGAGCTGTGa
- the b3glcta gene encoding beta 3-glucosyltransferase a isoform X2: MVLAAGSSEEASQTLEEDAHGIPARRLDLQQMVFVIQSQSNSFHARRAEKRREDLLQQAHAQSVKPPAVLLLHTLSDNEGDWSVLPLLPYLSRTFGKNSSWMVFLEEETGVKTTRLVEALAKFDEKKEWFLGKPLHDDESTIIHHYAFAENPPVFKYPDFAAAWALSVPLLVRLANKVREEPLKSDFTIDLKHEVALYIWDNGNGPRLTAVPELCTELEDSPSAKFCATALRPEPPPCGEPVRQDNVFVAVKTCKKFHKERVPVIKKTWERDAVYLEYYSDHADASIPTIDLGVANTERGHCGKTFAILKRFVSGAVPDAEWLLIVDDDTLISLPRLRSLLSCYQPRETVYLGERYGYGLGQGGYSYITGGGGMVFSREAVARLLQSGCKCYSDDAPDDMVLGMCLNALDVPATHSPLFHQARPEDYSADLLAHQVPISFHKHWNSNPVVVFNQWLRDGRHKSPAALNANESIKTEL, from the exons ATGGTCTTGGCCGCCGGCAGCTCCGAAGAAGCCTCGCAG ACTCTGGAAGAAGATGCGCACGGGATCCCTGCCAGGCGACTCG ATCTTCAGCAGATGGTGTTTGTCATCCAAAGTCAGAGCAACTCTTTCCACGCCAGGCGGGCTGAAAAACGGCGAGAGGATTTGCTCCAGCAGGCGCACGCTCAGTCCGTG AAACCACCGGCGGTTTTGCTCCTTCACACTTTATCCGACAATGAGGGAGACTGGAGCGTCCTTCCTCTGCTGCCTTA TTTGTCTCGCACCTTCGGCAAGAATTCCTCGTGGATGGTGTTCCTGGAAGAGGAGACCGGCGTAAAGACGACGAGGCTCGTCGAAGCGCTCGCCAAGTTTGACGAGAAAAAA GAATGGTTCCTGGGGAAGCCGCTCCACGACGACGAGTCGACCATCATTCATCACTACGCCTTTGCCGAGAACCCGCCCGTCTTCAAATACCCCGACTTTGCTGCCGCCTGGGCCTTAAGCGTCCCCCTGCTAGTCCG gctcgCCAACAAAGTCCGAGAGGAGCCACTGAAATCGGACTTCACCATTGACCTGAAACACGAA GTGGCCTTGTACATTTGGGACAACGGCAACGGTCCTCGTTTGACCGCCGTGCCCGAGCTGTGCACGGAGCTCGAGGACTCCCCGAGTGCCAAGTTCTGCGCCACCGCGCTGCGCCCCGAGCCCCCCCCTTGT gGTGAGCCGGTACGTCAGGACAACGTCTTTGTCGCCGTGAAAACATGCAAGAAGTTTCACAAAGAACGAG TGCCCGTCATCAAGAAGACTTGGGAGAGGGACGCCGTCTACCTGGAGTATTACAGCGACCACGCCGACGCTTCCATACCCACCATCGATTTGGGAGTCGCCAACACTGAGAGAG GTCACTGCGGGAAAACGTTCGCCATCCTCAAAAGATTCGTCAGCGGCGCCGTCCCCGACGCCGAGTGGCTCCTCATTGTGGACGACGACACGCTGATCAG cctCCCCAGACTGCGATCGTTGCTCAGCTGCTACCAGCCGCGGGAAACCGTGTATCTGGGCGAGCGCTACGGCTACGGCCTCGGCCAGGGAGGCTACAGCTACATCACGGGAGGCGGCGG CATGGTGTTCAGCAGGGAAGCGGTGGCGCGGCTCCTGCAAAGCGGCTGCAAATGTTACAGCGACGACGCTCCCGACGACATGGTGCTGGGAATGTGCCTCAACGCTCTCGACGTTCCCGCCACGCACAGTCCGCTTTTCCATCAG GCCCGGCCGGAGGACTATTCAGCGGACTTACTTGCTCACCAGGTGCCCATTTCTTTCCACAAACATTGGAACAGCAACCCCGTAGTGGTCTTTAACCAATGGCTGAGGGACGGCCGCCATAAAAGCCCGGCCGCGCTCAATGCCAATGAAAGCATCAAGACGGAGCTGTGa
- the LOC119132481 gene encoding transmembrane protease serine 13-like isoform X1, with product MARLNPDDLPPPYYSVAVHTQPPLKSYEEVVYGVTPGPTPANQPHYIPQYAPPVAAPQVTQLSSPPRSRKRGCCKNDAQCYGGSCAAFILIALLAVAIWIGVQYGTRVFTQDLNSNNNNDDDQQDVDFDDNQSVLIRDTCPDNATNCDGINDCELGSDEMNCVRLAISNRLEVRTARDGRFLPVCFNGWDQNIADQTCTQLGFQKSYSYTNITNQESIGLTVTNSVSESIQSQVEVSSSCPDQSAVSLQCVDCGRQQSTSRIVGGTVADRGHWPWQLTLHFRGSHVCGGVLIAPDFVLTAAHCFPRSNPVSLWPQLWKVYAGVMSLDNLPPALAVEKIILNENYNDRTNDQDIALLKLATEVDFNDDIHPACLPLTAQRFRSGTACWTSGFGTTMAGSGVVSNELMEVTVDLISMPECNNPLVYGGAVTNNMICAGHLEGGRDSCQGDSGGPLVCQNDDMWYLVGITSWGAGCAEQNKPGVYTRVSRFLPWIYTNMQYLRL from the exons ATGGCAAGGCTAAACCCG gACGATCTCCCGCCCCCTTACTACTCTGTCGCTGTGCACACTCAGCCCCCCCTCAAGTCTTATGAAGAGGTTGTGTATGGCGTCACACCAGGCCCCACCCCTGCCAACCAGCCTCATTACATCCCTCAGTACGCACCACCTGTGGCCGCTCCCCAAGTAACACAATTAAGTTCAC CCCCCAGGAGCAGAAAAAGAGGATGCTGTAAGAATGATGCGCAGTGTTACGGAGGCTCATGCGCTGCCTTTATTCTCATCGCCCTGCTGGCTGTGGCCATATGGATCGGAG TGCAATATGGCACCAGGGTGTTTACGCAAGACCttaacagcaacaacaacaatgacgaCGATCAGCAAGATGTAGACTTCGATGATAACCAGTCTGTATTGATACGTGACACCTGCCCCGATAATGCAACAAACTGTGATGGGATCAACGACTGCGAACTGGGCTCGGATGAAATGAACTGTG TGAGGCTTGCGATTAGTAATCGTCTGGAAGTCAGGACCGCCCGAGACGGCCGCTTTCTTCCCGTCTGCTTCAATGGTTGGGACCAGAACATTGCTGACCAAACGTGCACCCAACTTGGGTTTCAAAA ATCTTACAGCTATACAAATATCACAAACCAAGAGTCCATTGGACTAACAGTGACGAACAGCGTGTCCGAATCCATCCAAAGTCAAGTTGAAGTCAG TTCTTCTTGTCCAGATCAGAGTGCAGTCTCCCTACAGTGCGTCG ATTGTGGCAGGCAGCAGTCTACATCTCGCATCGTAGGGGGCACCGTTGCAGACAGGGGTCATTGGCCGTGGCAGTTAACGCTGCACTTTCGAGGGTCCCACGTGTGCGGAGGGGTCCTGATCGCCCCGGATTTTGTGCTAACCGCCGCTCACTGCTTCCCAAG GAGCAACCCCGTATCCCTCTGGCCACAGCTCTGGAAAGTGTATGCAGGTGTGATGTCTCTGGACAATTTACCTCCGGCCTTGGCGGTGGAGAAGATCATCCTCAATGAGAATTACAACGACCGGACCAACGATCAAGACATCGCTCTGCTCAAACTTGCAACTGAGGTCGACTTTAACG ATGATATTCACCCGGCGTGCCTGCCACTTACCGCACAGCGGTTCCGCTCTGGCACTGCCTGTTGGACGTCGGGCTTTGGTACCACTATGGCAGGATCGG GCGTAGTGTCCAACGAGCTGATGGAGGTTACTGTTGACCTCATTAGCATGCCAGAGTGCAACAACCCTTTGGTGTATGGAGGCGCTGTGACGAATAACATGATCTGTGCCGGACACTTGGAGGGAGGCAGAGATTCCTGTCAG GGCGACAGCGGTGGACCGCTGGTGTGTCAGAATGATGATATGTGGTACCTGGTGGGTATCACCAGCTGGGGGGCCGGGTGCGCCGAGCAAAACAAGCCGGGTGTTTACACCAGGGTGAGCCGTTTTCTGCCCTGGATCTACACCAACATGCAG TACCTAAGATTGTAA
- the b3glcta gene encoding beta 3-glucosyltransferase a isoform X1: MIRDQQCQWHVAGLLLLSLGRMVLAAGSSEEASQTLEEDAHGIPARRLDLQQMVFVIQSQSNSFHARRAEKRREDLLQQAHAQSVKPPAVLLLHTLSDNEGDWSVLPLLPYLSRTFGKNSSWMVFLEEETGVKTTRLVEALAKFDEKKEWFLGKPLHDDESTIIHHYAFAENPPVFKYPDFAAAWALSVPLLVRLANKVREEPLKSDFTIDLKHEVALYIWDNGNGPRLTAVPELCTELEDSPSAKFCATALRPEPPPCGEPVRQDNVFVAVKTCKKFHKERVPVIKKTWERDAVYLEYYSDHADASIPTIDLGVANTERGHCGKTFAILKRFVSGAVPDAEWLLIVDDDTLISLPRLRSLLSCYQPRETVYLGERYGYGLGQGGYSYITGGGGMVFSREAVARLLQSGCKCYSDDAPDDMVLGMCLNALDVPATHSPLFHQARPEDYSADLLAHQVPISFHKHWNSNPVVVFNQWLRDGRHKSPAALNANESIKTEL; encoded by the exons ATGATTCGCGACCAGCAGTGCCAGTGGCACGTCGCGGGCTTGCTGTTGCTCTCCCTCG GTCGCATGGTCTTGGCCGCCGGCAGCTCCGAAGAAGCCTCGCAG ACTCTGGAAGAAGATGCGCACGGGATCCCTGCCAGGCGACTCG ATCTTCAGCAGATGGTGTTTGTCATCCAAAGTCAGAGCAACTCTTTCCACGCCAGGCGGGCTGAAAAACGGCGAGAGGATTTGCTCCAGCAGGCGCACGCTCAGTCCGTG AAACCACCGGCGGTTTTGCTCCTTCACACTTTATCCGACAATGAGGGAGACTGGAGCGTCCTTCCTCTGCTGCCTTA TTTGTCTCGCACCTTCGGCAAGAATTCCTCGTGGATGGTGTTCCTGGAAGAGGAGACCGGCGTAAAGACGACGAGGCTCGTCGAAGCGCTCGCCAAGTTTGACGAGAAAAAA GAATGGTTCCTGGGGAAGCCGCTCCACGACGACGAGTCGACCATCATTCATCACTACGCCTTTGCCGAGAACCCGCCCGTCTTCAAATACCCCGACTTTGCTGCCGCCTGGGCCTTAAGCGTCCCCCTGCTAGTCCG gctcgCCAACAAAGTCCGAGAGGAGCCACTGAAATCGGACTTCACCATTGACCTGAAACACGAA GTGGCCTTGTACATTTGGGACAACGGCAACGGTCCTCGTTTGACCGCCGTGCCCGAGCTGTGCACGGAGCTCGAGGACTCCCCGAGTGCCAAGTTCTGCGCCACCGCGCTGCGCCCCGAGCCCCCCCCTTGT gGTGAGCCGGTACGTCAGGACAACGTCTTTGTCGCCGTGAAAACATGCAAGAAGTTTCACAAAGAACGAG TGCCCGTCATCAAGAAGACTTGGGAGAGGGACGCCGTCTACCTGGAGTATTACAGCGACCACGCCGACGCTTCCATACCCACCATCGATTTGGGAGTCGCCAACACTGAGAGAG GTCACTGCGGGAAAACGTTCGCCATCCTCAAAAGATTCGTCAGCGGCGCCGTCCCCGACGCCGAGTGGCTCCTCATTGTGGACGACGACACGCTGATCAG cctCCCCAGACTGCGATCGTTGCTCAGCTGCTACCAGCCGCGGGAAACCGTGTATCTGGGCGAGCGCTACGGCTACGGCCTCGGCCAGGGAGGCTACAGCTACATCACGGGAGGCGGCGG CATGGTGTTCAGCAGGGAAGCGGTGGCGCGGCTCCTGCAAAGCGGCTGCAAATGTTACAGCGACGACGCTCCCGACGACATGGTGCTGGGAATGTGCCTCAACGCTCTCGACGTTCCCGCCACGCACAGTCCGCTTTTCCATCAG GCCCGGCCGGAGGACTATTCAGCGGACTTACTTGCTCACCAGGTGCCCATTTCTTTCCACAAACATTGGAACAGCAACCCCGTAGTGGTCTTTAACCAATGGCTGAGGGACGGCCGCCATAAAAGCCCGGCCGCGCTCAATGCCAATGAAAGCATCAAGACGGAGCTGTGa
- the LOC119132481 gene encoding transmembrane protease serine 13-like isoform X2: MDDLPPPYYSVAVHTQPPLKSYEEVVYGVTPGPTPANQPHYIPQYAPPVAAPQVTQLSSPPRSRKRGCCKNDAQCYGGSCAAFILIALLAVAIWIGVQYGTRVFTQDLNSNNNNDDDQQDVDFDDNQSVLIRDTCPDNATNCDGINDCELGSDEMNCVRLAISNRLEVRTARDGRFLPVCFNGWDQNIADQTCTQLGFQKSYSYTNITNQESIGLTVTNSVSESIQSQVEVSSSCPDQSAVSLQCVDCGRQQSTSRIVGGTVADRGHWPWQLTLHFRGSHVCGGVLIAPDFVLTAAHCFPRSNPVSLWPQLWKVYAGVMSLDNLPPALAVEKIILNENYNDRTNDQDIALLKLATEVDFNDDIHPACLPLTAQRFRSGTACWTSGFGTTMAGSGVVSNELMEVTVDLISMPECNNPLVYGGAVTNNMICAGHLEGGRDSCQGDSGGPLVCQNDDMWYLVGITSWGAGCAEQNKPGVYTRVSRFLPWIYTNMQYLRL; encoded by the exons ATG gACGATCTCCCGCCCCCTTACTACTCTGTCGCTGTGCACACTCAGCCCCCCCTCAAGTCTTATGAAGAGGTTGTGTATGGCGTCACACCAGGCCCCACCCCTGCCAACCAGCCTCATTACATCCCTCAGTACGCACCACCTGTGGCCGCTCCCCAAGTAACACAATTAAGTTCAC CCCCCAGGAGCAGAAAAAGAGGATGCTGTAAGAATGATGCGCAGTGTTACGGAGGCTCATGCGCTGCCTTTATTCTCATCGCCCTGCTGGCTGTGGCCATATGGATCGGAG TGCAATATGGCACCAGGGTGTTTACGCAAGACCttaacagcaacaacaacaatgacgaCGATCAGCAAGATGTAGACTTCGATGATAACCAGTCTGTATTGATACGTGACACCTGCCCCGATAATGCAACAAACTGTGATGGGATCAACGACTGCGAACTGGGCTCGGATGAAATGAACTGTG TGAGGCTTGCGATTAGTAATCGTCTGGAAGTCAGGACCGCCCGAGACGGCCGCTTTCTTCCCGTCTGCTTCAATGGTTGGGACCAGAACATTGCTGACCAAACGTGCACCCAACTTGGGTTTCAAAA ATCTTACAGCTATACAAATATCACAAACCAAGAGTCCATTGGACTAACAGTGACGAACAGCGTGTCCGAATCCATCCAAAGTCAAGTTGAAGTCAG TTCTTCTTGTCCAGATCAGAGTGCAGTCTCCCTACAGTGCGTCG ATTGTGGCAGGCAGCAGTCTACATCTCGCATCGTAGGGGGCACCGTTGCAGACAGGGGTCATTGGCCGTGGCAGTTAACGCTGCACTTTCGAGGGTCCCACGTGTGCGGAGGGGTCCTGATCGCCCCGGATTTTGTGCTAACCGCCGCTCACTGCTTCCCAAG GAGCAACCCCGTATCCCTCTGGCCACAGCTCTGGAAAGTGTATGCAGGTGTGATGTCTCTGGACAATTTACCTCCGGCCTTGGCGGTGGAGAAGATCATCCTCAATGAGAATTACAACGACCGGACCAACGATCAAGACATCGCTCTGCTCAAACTTGCAACTGAGGTCGACTTTAACG ATGATATTCACCCGGCGTGCCTGCCACTTACCGCACAGCGGTTCCGCTCTGGCACTGCCTGTTGGACGTCGGGCTTTGGTACCACTATGGCAGGATCGG GCGTAGTGTCCAACGAGCTGATGGAGGTTACTGTTGACCTCATTAGCATGCCAGAGTGCAACAACCCTTTGGTGTATGGAGGCGCTGTGACGAATAACATGATCTGTGCCGGACACTTGGAGGGAGGCAGAGATTCCTGTCAG GGCGACAGCGGTGGACCGCTGGTGTGTCAGAATGATGATATGTGGTACCTGGTGGGTATCACCAGCTGGGGGGCCGGGTGCGCCGAGCAAAACAAGCCGGGTGTTTACACCAGGGTGAGCCGTTTTCTGCCCTGGATCTACACCAACATGCAG TACCTAAGATTGTAA
- the il10ra gene encoding interleukin-10 receptor subunit alpha produces the protein MMTSAEVHGITMSNKRLVVALVLLSIINFVSGVGVPQVDALSVNVLDGEVVVLWKQPRNTTSDLKYNVQMAKLAGEWAMVLSCTNITNTYCHLSGLIRDYGAGYKVRIQTVDGANKSGWTVKKFLPNGSKLQPPSFTLYATSSTITVHVHQKPILRKLFPYGVTYIIKLEEKNRIGKVEAKEPIMAYLIDNEDQGSKTFTSLRWGVEYCVSMMVEGNGALSKSDLSPEQCLLLPEQEWFIISVSSLTVLGVLAVAAILVVGLFCHLKRPAKMPAALKSPVRGWHPLTFGEGPIEVVTDKGWFLTGSRTEVRNFAEIPQNKGTLRVLRKQDDRASVDSGVSMECNATEKQDRSPQRRQDDSGCGSMGETVYPHQDDTMQTRWKESGVGLGSRLESLTVNTMGQESGSQFDNYRRQSPALQSHLDERSKQILPSPVLAEVVLDYRAGPQSCICSGADQCSWCLKRIVHEDTTIRKHKILLSKEDILNDTRTRTETTLGFPLLTTLTQGIDLNTNTLAISLCDLLDTD, from the exons ATGATGACATCTGCGGAAGTACATGGAATAACTATGAGCAACAAGAGGCTTGTTGTTGCTCTTGTGCTTCTTTCTATCATCAATTTTGTGTCAG GAGTGGGCGTCCCGCAGGTTGACGCACTGTCCGTGAATGTTCTGGATGGCGAGGTGGTCGTTCTTTGGAAGCAACCCCGAAACACCACATCTGACCTCAAGTACAATGTGCAAATGGCAAA GCTTGCTGGTGAATGGGCCATGGTGCTTAGCTGcacaaatattacaaataccTACTGCCACCTGAGTGGTCTCATACGTGACTATGGAGCTGGCTATAAGGTCCGGATCCAAACAGTTGACGGAGCCAACAAGTCAGGGTGGACAGTGAAGAAATTCCTCCCAAATGGAA GCAAGCTTCAACCTCCTTCCTTCACGTTATACGCTACCTCCAGCACCATAACAGTCCACGTTCATCAAAAACCTATCCTCAGAAAGCTCTTTCCTTATGGGGTTACCTACATCATCaagctggaagaaaaaaacagaattggCAAAGTGGAAGCCAAG GAGCCAATAATGGCGTACCTGATAGATAATGAAGATCAGGGGTCTAAAACTTTCACTTCTCTCCGGTGGGGGGTTGAATACTGCGTCAGTATGATGGTGGAGGGAAACGGCGCTTTGTCCAAGAGCGATTTATCCCCAGAACAATGCCTCCTGCTTCCAGAACAAG AATGGTTCATAATTTCGGTGTCATCCCTGACGGTTCTGGGCGTGTTGGctgtggcggccattttggttgtCGGTCTATTTTGTCACCTGAAACGTCCGGCGAAAATGCCTGCTGCTTTG AAATCCCCTGTTCGTGGCTGGCATCCACTCACTTTTGGAGAAGGCCCAATAGAAGTGGTCACAGACAAAGGTTGGTTCCTGACTGGCAGCAGAACAGAAGTGAGAAACTTTGCAGAAATTCCTCAGAACAAGGGGACACTTCGCGTTTTGAGGAAACAGGACGACAGGGCAAGCGTTGACAGCGGCGTTAGCATGGAGTGCAACGCTacagaaaaacaagacagaaGTCCACAGAGGAGACAAGATGATAGTGGTTGCGGGAGCATGGGAGAAACGGTGTATCCCCATCAGGATGACACCATGCAGACAAGGTGGAAGGAAAGCGGGGTGGGACTCGGATCCCGATTGGAATCCTTGACTGTGAACACAATGGGTCAGGAAAGCGGATCCCAGTTTGACAATTATCGCAGGCAGAGCCCCGCACTACAGAGTCACCTTGACGAGAGGTCGAAACAGATCCTTCCCAGTCCAGTTTTGGCCGAAGTGGTCCTGGACTACCGGGCAGGGCCTCAGTCATGTATCTGCTCTGGGGCAGATCAGTGCTCCTGGTGCCTCAAACGCATCGTCCACGAGGATACAACAATCCGAAAGCATAAAATCCTGCTGAGCAAggaagacattttaaatgataCAAGGACACGGACGGAAACGACATTGGGTTTCCCTTTGTTAACAACTCTGACGCAAGGGATAGACCTCAACACGAACACTTTGGCCATTTCACTTTGCGACTTACTGGATACCGATTGA